The genomic interval GTGCGCCACCAGCTGATGCCCCCGCAGCAGAGGTGCGCCTTGTGATCGATCCCAGAACGACGATCCGTCTCTCGAAGCCCGAAACGGGCAACGAGCGCCGTCCCATACTACGAGCCATCACCTACCAGCGCACAGCAGCCGCATGTGCAGAGCTTCCCTAGCTGTAGTTCCCAAAAGCGTTGTTCATTCTGGGGGCTCTGGGACGCGATACGCCCGCGAACCCGAGCGCCGCGGCGAGCAACGCGAGCGCCCAGGACTTCAGAGCCGGGATGGGCTCGGCGACGCACGTGATCGGATAGTCCTCGTAACGCCAGACTTCTGCGGAGTCCTCGGAGATGAAGAGCGTCGCGTCCCCTGTAGGACAGCCGGGCAGCAGTGCGATGCCCTCCTGATCGTTTCCCGCCAGGTCATACTCTCGCAGGAATGTTCCGTCGCTCTGCATCTCCACGATCACGTCAGATGAGTCGTAGGTCGCGTAGAGAATCTCGGTATCGGCATCGAAATGCAGGCCTGAGATGTCCGTGCGCGAAAAGGGGGCGGGGAGGGTTTCGATGTGATTGACGGCACCGAGAGGCAGTAACTGGAACACGTAGATGTTCCCGTCGGCCTGAAGCCCCGCATAGAACAACCCGTCGGCGTAGGTCAGCGCCTCGAGTCCCTGGTTGTTGGAGCCGGTGAGCCACGCAGTCAGGTCCCAGGAATTGCCTGTGAGTGTTCCCGTCCTCAGGTTGAACTCGAGCACGGCGTCCGGGTGTTCGCGAGCGAGGTAGACCAGATCGCTATCAGGATCCGCGATGGTGATGCCCTCGAGATCCCCACCCGGAGACCACGTGATGACATTCGTTCCGTCCGCGTCCATCTCGCTTACCTGGCCGCCGTCTCCAACGACTAACAACACACCCAGTCCTGTGTGCCAGACGGCACCGCTGGGTTCATAGCCCGACGGCAGGCCTCCGACTCCTCCGACGTCGCCGATCTCCACCCCCGAATCCCCCGGCCAGGGGTCCGCCTCTGCGCGGCCTGCTGCGAGAAAAGCGGTCAGTGACCACGCGACGAGTGCGACGAGTGCTTTGTGCCAGGAAGTTCCTTTCAAAGGCATGCTGTACTCGACCACAGCGCTCTCACCGCCGCAGTTCGTAGTAGAAATTGAACGGATCACTATCGAAGTCCAGAATCTTGAACTGGCTGAAACCCGCGTCGGCCCCCATGCTCTTGCAAACGCCTGGAGGAAAACCCAGCGCGCCCAGGCCGGCGCCCCCGGGTTTCGACAAGGCAGACGACATGCAGTACATCACCGAAAACCCGTACATCATCGCCGCAACCGGGTTCTCCAGATTCTCCTCATAGGTGTCTTGAGAGCGAATATCCTTGATCAGCCACGCCCCATCGTTTTTGATGGCGCGGTGAACGGCGTTCATCGTGCCTTTGGGATCCGTCATATCGTGCATGCAATCGAACGTCGTCACGAGATCGAACTTGTTCTTATCGGACATCTCTTCACCGTAGCCGACTTCGAAACGGACGTTAGGTAACTCTCGATAGCGTTCCTTCGCCTCTGCAATCATATTGGTCGCTGGATCGATACCGTGAAACTGCGAATTCGGAAACGCTTTTGCGAGTTCCGTCAAAGCCGTCCCGGAGCCACATCCGACATCCAGAACCGCGCCACCTGACGAGAGCCGCTCAACCATGCCATCAATCAGCGGAATGACGCGATCGGCCAGTTGCAGGTGGAAAGGCCGGTTGGTGCGACAAAGAAAATGCGAAGCGCCGTCGCCATGCGCGCCCCAGCTGAGGCCGAGACCGGTTCGAAATGCGTCGATCGTTTTGTCGATTACTTCGTGTGACGGGGACTTGAAAAAGAAGCCCGCAATATTGGCGGGGCTGTCGGTATTCAACAGCGCATCCGTCGCGACGTCGGATAGCTGGAAACGTTCTCCTCCAAGGTGATCGATGATGCCGGCCGCCCCCTGGCCTCGCAGCCATTCAAGGACCCACCGTTCATTCAGGCCGGTCGCTTTCGAGAGGCTGGCGGCATCCACGCCTTCTTTGCCTGACATCGCTTCATACAGACCCAGTTCATCACCGATGTGGATCATCAGTGAGACGACTTCCCCCGTCTTGTAGCCAATGACCCGTTGAGCGTATTCCCTCATGCGCTCGGCATAATCATTTCCCATCTAGATCTCCTGGCTAAGCGGTGGCTGAGACAGATTCCGAACTCACGGACCGTCGAGAGGAGTCTACTACCTTCATCTTTCGTTCTTCAAATCTCCTGGTCTTCCCTGAAAAATGGAACCGTTCGATGCGGGCATCGACATCGGCTCGAGGCTTCGCGTGCATTCCCGCGTGCATTCCCGCGTGCACTCCCGCGTTCACTCCGTATGGACGCTGCATTCCTCACTCTCGCTCGAGGACGCTGAAGAAGCTTCCGATGGGTATATGTTAGGCGTCGCCAAGCGACCGGGCTTGACCGGCAATCCCAAACCGGGTCTGACAGAAGCAACGCTGCATCGACTCCTCAGCGAGAAATGCTGGAGGTGGCGAGGATCGAATCATCCCACTGCCTCGCGTTTCAACTATTTGAACCGCCAGGCCTGGTCGCTTGCGTGAGCTACCGCGACAGGGACTCCGTCCCGTCTATCCCGATACGAAAAACGTATCGACATTCCCGGACTTCTATGGTACAAAAATCGTATCACTGGAATCGAGCGGCCTACGAAGCCCTCTACCAAGCGAAGGAGCCATCGTGTCGCAACCGAATGCTCGGATCCACCATACCCATCTGTTCGCCTCCGACCTGGACGCGAGTCTCGACTTCTACCGCCAATGGTTTGGAGCGGAAGTGCTGGCAGACGAGACGGTGGCTGGAGCCCGAAACGTCATGGTGAGGATCGGAGATGGTCGACTGAACTTCTACGACCAACTGCCGCGAGGCAACGGCAAGAACGGCATCCACCACATCGGTATCCAGACGGACGACTTGCTCGAGCTGGTGTCGCTCATGAAGGAGGGCGGAGTCCATTTTCGCACACCGATTCGAGGCGAGCCCGGTACTTGCTACATCATGGTCGAAGCTCCAGATGGAGTGCTGCTCGAGCTTCTGGAGTTTGATACCTCACGCCTGTCCGGCGGCGCCGCGGAGTGGTTCCGATGGGACAACTGAGCAGTCGCTCGGGTGATCGAGATCGGAACGAGAACGGTCGGTTCGCTCTGCGGGATGCTCCTTGCAGACCAGGGCGCCGATGTCGTGAAGGTTCTGGCACCCGGCGGCGGCGAGCCCCTCGGCTGTGCCTGATAGTCAAGAAGAGGATTGCCGAGCGCATACTCTCCGAGGCGGGTGCCGCGTGAATGGCTCTGTGATCGCAGACTGCAGGGCCCGGGCGCGTCGCGCAAGGAGATCGCGATGACGGTCAGGAAGAAAAGGGCCGGGGCAAGTAGCGCCTCGCCTCCGGCGCGCATCGCGGACGGGGCCAAGAGCAACCGCCCAGTCATGCAGCTGCTCGATCTCCTTGGCCGGCGCTGGACCTTGAGGATTTTTTGGGAGCTCCGGTCTGGGCCTCGTGGGTTTCGTGAGCTCCGGGCACTCTGTGATGGTCTGTCGCCGAGTACCTTGAGCACAAGGCTCAAGGAACTCAAAAAGGCCGGCCTCGTGGAGAACAACCCGGATGGTGACCTCGCTATGACCAAGCTGGCCCGCGACGCCGAGCCGCTGATGATGGCCCTGGTGGATTGGGCCAACAAATGGGGCGGGTCATAGGGAGTGGTGGCCGGCGGTG from bacterium carries:
- a CDS encoding VOC family protein, coding for MSQPNARIHHTHLFASDLDASLDFYRQWFGAEVLADETVAGARNVMVRIGDGRLNFYDQLPRGNGKNGIHHIGIQTDDLLELVSLMKEGGVHFRTPIRGEPGTCYIMVEAPDGVLLELLEFDTSRLSGGAAEWFRWDN
- a CDS encoding methyltransferase domain-containing protein, whose protein sequence is MGNDYAERMREYAQRVIGYKTGEVVSLMIHIGDELGLYEAMSGKEGVDAASLSKATGLNERWVLEWLRGQGAAGIIDHLGGERFQLSDVATDALLNTDSPANIAGFFFKSPSHEVIDKTIDAFRTGLGLSWGAHGDGASHFLCRTNRPFHLQLADRVIPLIDGMVERLSSGGAVLDVGCGSGTALTELAKAFPNSQFHGIDPATNMIAEAKERYRELPNVRFEVGYGEEMSDKNKFDLVTTFDCMHDMTDPKGTMNAVHRAIKNDGAWLIKDIRSQDTYEENLENPVAAMMYGFSVMYCMSSALSKPGGAGLGALGFPPGVCKSMGADAGFSQFKILDFDSDPFNFYYELRR
- a CDS encoding helix-turn-helix transcriptional regulator, whose translation is MTVRKKRAGASSASPPARIADGAKSNRPVMQLLDLLGRRWTLRIFWELRSGPRGFRELRALCDGLSPSTLSTRLKELKKAGLVENNPDGDLAMTKLARDAEPLMMALVDWANKWGGS